The genomic stretch TGtccttggtctgcttacactgtaagccttacaaagatagaattacaaacttgaattcttttttaggaccaccaTGGGCTGAATGGATACATCTTTTTGGGACTACCGGCTAGATTATTTTGGGTAGTTGGCCAGATTCAGCCTGCGAGCcataggttgcctacccctgttaTAGAAGAACTTACAAACTCTTTGTGTAAATGTAAGTCATCATAAAGACTGCATCATAGTGCTGAAATAAATGGCTGAAAATCCTTAGAAATGTATCACGTAGAAGCAGAAAGCACAGTATGGACTACCTAGGTCCATCACACCTTTCTACAGAGACAGATATCTAGTTAACGTTCATGTGTCAGTGGATCCTGTAGCAATTCCATCAATTGTTTCTTAGTATATTGTTAGATCTGAAGAGATGCAAAGCTTACAGTCTCATTGTGGAGCTGCTGCTTTGAAAAGCattggatggggaggaggaggaggcaggatctCACTTGATCCTGAAATCTCTAAATAGGAGCAATCTACCACTGTGGAAAATATACACATAAAACCAGACTGCTAGAGGACACCAGTCATTTGAGGCCATGCCTCGGTTCTTTGTGTAAGACTCCTGCAGGGGGAATCTTGCACAGCCCAAAGTTGGTAGGACAACTTTGTACTCCTTAAATGGATGACATTCCATTTGGGACATGCCTGACTCTAAAAGAGATAAAAGTGATCGGTTCAGTGTTAAAGTGAGGTGGAGGACTCTGCAGAGGAACATACCATAAGCACAGCCCAGTTCCTTCACACTCAGGAACTGCTCACTCCAGTGAAAACAGAGCAGCAATAACTCTCATATTCCCAAACTCTTTCCTTGACTCTCATATTCCATGACTCTCATATTCCCAAACTCTAAGCTTTCTTTAAAGCTTAAATCCACCAGCTCTTGTTCTCCTGGAATGTGAAGGACATTTTGACTGACAGAATCCCAGTCACATTATGCAACAATGTCAACTTACATTATTTTCTTCAGGGCCACCCCTTGAGTAGAGCAACTGGGGCAGCTTCCCTGAGCACCATGCTTTCCTGACCAATATATGGCTTTAATAAGGGGGTCCCTCACTGGCTGAGTTGCCCTGGACCGTGTCATGCTTGCATCTTCTTAATAATGACTCTTCTTtacattttctttgtcttgtTCCTGATGACTGTACAGTTCTGATGACTGTACAGTATCTTCTGACATAGTTACTGTTCTACTTTGGAATCACATAGAGAGGAAACACCGCCTTCTCATCCACACACAGATAGGAAACACCCACTTTCTCATTCACGAAGGTGGTACCCACAGTCTGTTTCTTTGTCCAGAAGCAAATCCGGAGGTTCCATTTTCTGGTACAAACAAAAGACAGAGGTTACCACATCAGTGTGACTCATCAGCTTCTCACTGAGGTTCTTCATGGCAATTCTCCAAGGAAGACATTGTTCACCCTTCAGAACAGTAACACTTTTGTTTTCATCATCTGTCCATGAAAATTCTTTATCAAATTCTTTTTCTGCCTCACCATCTCCACTACTGCCTTACTGATGCAGTTAAATGTCTCATGGCTGTAGTTAAATGCCTTTATTTAAGAGGGAGCTGCTCTTCCACAGGATAGTTTGAGATTGACAACAGGAAAAGGTTAGAAATTCCAACAGAATCCTCTGCGTATATCTGAGTGTGAAAGACCCTATGACATTCACCAGCGGGGAAGGAAGTACTCTGGACTTACAACTACGGATCTATAGAACTTTCACTTTTTGTGCTTCAGAGAGCTGTAGATTCCTATGAATAAAATTTAAGTGTGTCCCTCCAAATTCCAGATACCAGTGGCATGgcaagcagggggcagggcaCCCTGGGGGCCGGGTTGGAAGGGGGTGCTACACGAGGCCCAACCAAGATGTTCaacaagagcctccaaaggagaaggaatggggcattAGTGAGATCACAAAGTCACAGTGAGATCACAAAGCCGCCGCCTCCAGGAAAActcggaagtgacgtcacaatgtCACACAAAGTCACAACATCACCACCCCATTGCCTCTTGCGACTGCCAGATCCTCTTCTGTTGGGCTAATGGTATCCATTCTGCGTCAGTCAGCTACACAGGGAAGGACTGGAGATGTGGATAGCATACTCCGTTTGCCATTTGGAGAGTGAAGAGATCATGATGAGAATGGACTTTGAAGCTTCTCTTGTTGAATGTCATCCATTTAAGAAATTTCAGACAGACAGATGGACAGACGGAGTGCTTTAAAGCACTCTTACAGTACACTCACGCAAATGGAAACATATCACAGTTGTTCAATGGCTGATCTTCGTGGTCTTTTTTAGGTTACGAAAAACTAAAATGTCAACAGAATATGCAGTTCCCTGATGTTGCTTATAACCCTGACCACTCAGAACAAAAGGATGCGCGTTAATGAATTTAAAATTCATTGTAATGACATAGGATTTAATGTTCCAATAATTATCTTGGAAAATCCAGTCACTGACAGCTGGCAAGTAGGCTCCCGGCTCTTCAGTGTTCATGCTAGCCCTTTAAGACCTCCCCCACACCATTGTTGGAattgaggagggggaggatgggTGAACCACTGCAAACAATCAAAAGCTTCCTTGGTGGCAGAGACCCAATCCCTGCTCAGATCAACAACCAAGTCCCTCCCCTCTTGATTCTGGGACAGATGAGGGGCTGCTGTTCCATTCTcggtaaaaagaaaaaagataaaagATGCAGATGGCACTCAGCTTTATCAGTAGGATCTGAAACAGGATTTTTTGCTGCTTTCGTGGAATCGAAGAGAGGGCCGAGACCAGCaagggaagaggaaattttggctaCATCATGCTGTCTTCTGAGGAAAGACAACTCCTGCCATGGCAAGTAAGAGCTTTGCTTTTGGTTTCTGTCTCTCTCCAGAGTGCTGGGGAGATGCCACAGCTCCGTTATTCCATTCCTGAGGAGCTAGCTCCTGGGGCCTTTGTTGGGAATCTGGCTAAAGACTTGGGTCTGGATGCTACGCGGTTGGTCTCCCGGCAGCTGCAGATCATGGCTGGATCTGCCACGAAGTATTTCAGAGTTGATGCTCAGAATGGTGTCCTGATCATGAAAGAGCGGCTTGACCGAGAGCAGCTTTGCGGGCCGATCTTGCACTGTTTGTTGTATCTAGAGCTTCAGCTCGCAAACCCAACAACCTCCCATCGTGTGGAAGTAGAGATTATGGATGTGAATGATAACAGTCCAATTTTCCTTACCAGCCCAACCTATTTGGAGATTGCGGAATCAGTGATGCCAGGGGCCCGCTTCCCCTTGGAGGGTGCTGAAGATTTGGACATTGGAACAAATTCAGTCAGCACCTACCAGTTGACTCCACGTGGATACTTCATGCTGAATATTAAGTCTCATAAAGGTGGCAGCAAGCATCCCGAACTGGTTTTGGAGAAGGCACTGGACAGAGAGCAGCTACCACGTCACCACCTGATACTCAAAGCCCTGGATGGAGGGGTTCCTGCTAAATCTGGGACTACTGAGATTGTAGTGTCGGTTATAGATGCCAATGACAATCCACCTGTCTTTAATCAGTCAATGTACAAAGTTAGCTTGCTTGAAAATGCGCAGATTGGAACTCTGGTTGTACAATTACATGCTACAGATAAGGATGAAGGGCCAAATGGGAAAGTATCCTATTCCTTCAGCAGCCACACTTCTCAGAAAATCCGGAGAATATTCAGTCTTAACGAAGAAACTGGGGCGATACGAGTACTGGGAAATGTGGACTACGAAGATGACACATCGTATGAAATGGATGTGAGGGCCAAAGACCAAGGATCACCCTCCATGGACACACACTGTAATGTCTTAGTAGAGGTAGCAGATGTGAATGATAATGCACCTCTAATTAGTTTTacttccctctccaccaccattcCAGAAGATGTTCCTCCAGGTACTACAGCAGGCCTCCTTAGAGTTAGTGATGGAGATTCTGGGGAAAATGGGGATGTACAGCTTCATCTCCCTGCCGATATTCCCTTCCAGATTGTGCCATCTTTTAAGAACCACTATTCCTTGATCACCAGTGGCCCACTGGATCGGGAAAAAGTTTCACAGTATAACATTATGGTCACAGCTACAGATTCTGGTTCTCCACCTCTGTCCAGCCAGAGCAACTTCCTTGTAAATGTATCTGATCTGAATGATAACCCACCCCACTTCTCACAACCTGCATACCAGGCCCTTGTAACAGAGAACAATGCTATGGGGATGCCAATCATTTCGGTTTCCGCCTTTGATCCTGATCTGGGCCAGAACTCTCAGCTGTCTTACTCGTTGGTGGAGCAAACCATAAATGGGATTCCTATTTCATCCTATGTCTATGTCACAGAGAATGGCACCATCTATAGTGGCTGTTCGTTTGACTATGAACAAACCCAACAACTGGCTTTCCAGATACAAGCTAAGGACAGTGGTTCTCTTCCCCTTAGCTCCAATGTTACTGTCTCCATCTTCATCATA from Tiliqua scincoides isolate rTilSci1 chromosome 4, rTilSci1.hap2, whole genome shotgun sequence encodes the following:
- the LOC136647437 gene encoding protocadherin gamma-C4-like, coding for MPQLRYSIPEELAPGAFVGNLAKDLGLDATRLVSRQLQIMAGSATKYFRVDAQNGVLIMKERLDREQLCGPILHCLLYLELQLANPTTSHRVEVEIMDVNDNSPIFLTSPTYLEIAESVMPGARFPLEGAEDLDIGTNSVSTYQLTPRGYFMLNIKSHKGGSKHPELVLEKALDREQLPRHHLILKALDGGVPAKSGTTEIVVSVIDANDNPPVFNQSMYKVSLLENAQIGTLVVQLHATDKDEGPNGKVSYSFSSHTSQKIRRIFSLNEETGAIRVLGNVDYEDDTSYEMDVRAKDQGSPSMDTHCNVLVEVADVNDNAPLISFTSLSTTIPEDVPPGTTAGLLRVSDGDSGENGDVQLHLPADIPFQIVPSFKNHYSLITSGPLDREKVSQYNIMVTATDSGSPPLSSQSNFLVNVSDLNDNPPHFSQPAYQALVTENNAMGMPIISVSAFDPDLGQNSQLSYSLVEQTINGIPISSYVYVTENGTIYSGCSFDYEQTQQLAFQIQAKDSGSLPLSSNVTVSIFIIDQNDNAPLVVYPVARKGILAQQPVPFSAQEGYLVTKVTAVDADSGQNAWVSYKLQQATDQSLFKVSAYTGEIRTIRAVLEQDALSQELVVEILDNGKPPLSATATLTLNLEREHKLGLADLRKSSMEHNAFSYLTLHLIIALIAVSALSVLAFLFLAVKCLKRLRRRHSDVAWNSDLKGRNPMPLGGQFDTFPIHLSPDDKMEFPAAFIGEDVISHFPLRPGQTLLSERRNLMIAQPVTQQDISNTDTLPAGSLSQEPTEVRHENYFLST